The Cloacibacterium sp. TD35 region GGAACCTGCTGTTTTGTTAGGGAGGCCTTTTCCGGGAAATGTAGTGGTGACTTCAGAATGTGCAGAAGTTTACAAAATCAACAAAGATAATTTCCTCAATTATCTCAAACAAAAACCCGATTTACTCATAGAATTTACCAAGTCTATTGCCGAAAAATCCATCAGCAAAAGCAATTCCATTAAAAACATAGTTTTCTTAAATCCAGAAAGTAGAATATTGAGTCAGCTGGTGGAGTATAAAAAACTTAAAACCAGTGAGGATGAGAAAATTCTGATTGACATTACCCGAAAAGAGCTTTCGAATATGACGGGTCTCAGAACCGAAACCATCATCAGAACCGTAAA contains the following coding sequences:
- a CDS encoding Crp/Fnr family transcriptional regulator, which gives rise to MSFIIDQEFSFNTNAELKKYKKDDLIHSEGSHSHSFYYLVKGELSVFHFTEEGKEFLQHKVFDQSFFGEPAVLLGRPFPGNVVVTSECAEVYKINKDNFLNYLKQKPDLLIEFTKSIAEKSISKSNSIKNIVFLNPESRILSQLVEYKKLKTSEDEKILIDITRKELSNMTGLRTETIIRTVKKMERDGKLEIRNGKIYF